The Stieleria maiorica genome includes the window TGTTCAATTGGCCGGCTGCTCGCGACTTCGACTTCCCGCAATTGACCCGACGGGGCAACGGATTTTCAATCCTCTACCGGCGACGACATCGATCGCGTTGCCCGGGTCGGCTGGTGAAGGTCGGCTGGGGAATTGTTTTCGAAAGCTCGGTGACCCGCTGAATGTCCGTCCGTTTTCGCTGCCCGAGCCCGCGTTTCCTGAGCCGGCCGACCCGCCCGCTTGCCTGACACCGGTGCCAAACACACCCGCGGCACCACTGACGTCCGTCGGCGGTGCGCCCAGCGGACCTTGTGTGCCGAGCGCCCCCTGCACGGAGGACTGCAAGCATGGTCCGCCGGCGATTCTGTACGGCAACGAGTGCCAAATGAAAGAGCTCTGCCGGTTGCCCAAACGCGGCAAACGAGGCTGCATCCTGCTCTCGCCGCAAAAGATCGTCGCACCGGTCGGTGGCGAGGTTCTTTTGTTGTCGGGAATCTGCGGCGACCAGGGCTACCTGCAAGTCGGCGAGCCGTTGGAGTGGATGTTGACGCCGGAAAGCGTCGGCACGTTTATCCAAGTCGGTGACGATGACCCGGGCGTGATGCATCGTTTGGCGCGGATCAAAAAAGCGTCCAAACAAGATCCCTCCTACGCGTTCGGCGTGACCAGCACCAAACGCGTCAAGATCACGCGCGGAAACCTGAACCCCAACGACGACGTGCAACTGGAAAAAGGGCAAACATGGATCAGCGTCAGCAGCCCCAGTGAAGGGACCAGCAAGGTTACCGTGCTGGCACCCGAGAGTGAGTGTTGGGATCAACGAAAAGCGACCGCGACGATCTACTGGGTCGATGCGGCACGCCAGTTCCCGGGAACCCAGATCGTACCGGCGGGAACCCCAGTCACGTTGACGACGCGGGTCACGCGATCCGAAGGCATGTTGCCGGCTCGGGGATGGAAGGTCTACTACGAAATCATGCAGCCCGAACTCGGTTCGTTCGCTTCGACCGGGGCGTCCTTCGTCGAAGCCACCGTCGATGGCGAAGGCAACGCGACCGTTCAGTTGATCCCAACGCCGGGCACCTCGGGCACTGCAGCGATTGCCATGCGCGTGATTCGGCCCGGCGGTGAAACCGACAACATGCCGCCGCTGACGTTGTTCACCGGCGAGACGTTTGTCACGTGGAGTGCCCCTCAATTGGCGATCCGTGCCGGTGCACCCTCGATCGCGTCCTTCGGTATCCCCTTCGAAGCCGCCGCGGCGGTGTCCAACCCCGGCGACCAAGCGGCCACCAACGTGCGTGTGGTCATGCAGATTCCGCCGGGCGTTCAAGCATCCAGCACCGATTCATTCGCACAGAACCTGCCGAACGCAATTGTCTGGGAGATCGGTGAATTGCCGGCCCAGCAGGAATTGGATCTGTTGCTCAATGTCACCACCGAATCTTCGATGGTATTGAACTTCGAAGCCCGCGCGGATGGACCATTGGTGGCGACCACCTCGGTCACGGTGGACGTGTTCCGACCGTCGTTGGTGTTGAGTGTTGCACCCGAAAAAGACCGTTACGAGGTCGGCGAAGAGGTGACGTTTAATATTGACGTCCGAAACACCGGTGATCGACCGCTCACGAATCTGCAATTGATCGCCAATGGCGACGATTCGATGCTGCACACGCCCAGCAACTTACGACGTGTGGTTAAACCCAAACAGGATCCCAACACGCAAGAAGACATTCCGCTACAGCCCGGTGAAACCTGGCCCGTTGCCGTCACCTTCATTGCCACCGATCCCGGGCGACGTTGCATCCAGCTGGAAGCGACCGCTGATGCCGGCCAACGTGCGACGACCGAGTCCTGCGTGACGGTGGTCAACCAGCCACCGCCGACACCTGCGGTCAGCGCGACGCTCTCCGGACGCAGCAGGACCTCGGTCGGTAACGAAACACTGTTCCGCGGCGTTATCGTCAACACCGGCAGCGTTCCGCTGGACAACGTGAAGGTCACGATGGCCTATGATCCGCAATTGAGCCCACTCGGGGCGACCGATCAATACTTGTCCGATTCGCGATCCGGCCAGTACATGATCGAGTGGGTGATCCCGCGTATGGAACCCGAAACCAGCGAAACCTTGGAAGCCAATTTCCAGGTCATCGGAACCAACCCGCGAAGCACCGTCGTGTTGGCCGTTGAATCACAACAAGGCGCCCGAGCGAGCGAACAGTTGCAGTTCGAAATCTTGCCCGCCGCGGTCCGACAACCCGCCCCAGCACCGGCGCCCCCGAACAACCTGCCGCCGGCCACGGCGCCACCGATGATTCCCGATCGGCAACCTGTGCCAGCACCTGATCAGGGGCCGGCACCGAGTCCGACGCCTCGCCAGCCGGCCGAGCCGCAAGCATTAGGATTGACGATCACCGGCCCTAATGCGGCAGTGTTCGTCAATCAACCGATCCGCTACGACTTGAAGGTCACCAACCCGTCGTCACAACCTGACGGCAATGTCAGCATCCGGTTTAATCTGCCCGAAGGGGTCGATGTGATTCGGGTCACGCAACCCCTGAGTCCTGAATTGGGCGAGTTCAGTCCCAACGGCGGCTACATCTACTT containing:
- a CDS encoding DUF11 domain-containing protein codes for the protein MTASTRASRWVLVVILVLVQLAGCSRLRLPAIDPTGQRIFNPLPATTSIALPGSAGEGRLGNCFRKLGDPLNVRPFSLPEPAFPEPADPPACLTPVPNTPAAPLTSVGGAPSGPCVPSAPCTEDCKHGPPAILYGNECQMKELCRLPKRGKRGCILLSPQKIVAPVGGEVLLLSGICGDQGYLQVGEPLEWMLTPESVGTFIQVGDDDPGVMHRLARIKKASKQDPSYAFGVTSTKRVKITRGNLNPNDDVQLEKGQTWISVSSPSEGTSKVTVLAPESECWDQRKATATIYWVDAARQFPGTQIVPAGTPVTLTTRVTRSEGMLPARGWKVYYEIMQPELGSFASTGASFVEATVDGEGNATVQLIPTPGTSGTAAIAMRVIRPGGETDNMPPLTLFTGETFVTWSAPQLAIRAGAPSIASFGIPFEAAAAVSNPGDQAATNVRVVMQIPPGVQASSTDSFAQNLPNAIVWEIGELPAQQELDLLLNVTTESSMVLNFEARADGPLVATTSVTVDVFRPSLVLSVAPEKDRYEVGEEVTFNIDVRNTGDRPLTNLQLIANGDDSMLHTPSNLRRVVKPKQDPNTQEDIPLQPGETWPVAVTFIATDPGRRCIQLEATADAGQRATTESCVTVVNQPPPTPAVSATLSGRSRTSVGNETLFRGVIVNTGSVPLDNVKVTMAYDPQLSPLGATDQYLSDSRSGQYMIEWVIPRMEPETSETLEANFQVIGTNPRSTVVLAVESQQGARASEQLQFEILPAAVRQPAPAPAPPNNLPPATAPPMIPDRQPVPAPDQGPAPSPTPRQPAEPQALGLTITGPNAAVFVNQPIRYDLKVTNPSSQPDGNVSIRFNLPEGVDVIRVTQPLSPELGEFSPNGGYIYLKDIGTLRPFESIDYLILLTCNQPKTFTITAEAVSRGKPLGARSEVTTQVFSDQ